The genomic DNA AACCAAAGGAGCAATTATGTCCCCTATTGACCCCCGAGATAAAGAGGCTTCGGAATATTTATCCATGGGCCTGGATCCAAACAATCTCACGGATCAGGATATCCTAGAGGCCATGAAACGGATCTCCGGATATCTGGACATCACTCCAGGTGATTTCAAGGAAGTATACAAAGTGGCCTATGCCCAGGCCCACAAGCGTATCCTGTCTACACCAGCCCGGGACATAATGACTAGCCCGGTGCATTATGTCCATGCGAATCAGCCGGTTTTGGAAGTGGCCAAAATGCTGGCCCGGATACAGGTGGCCGGTGTGCCGGTGGTGGAGACAGAGGGTGGAGCAGTGGTGGGCGTCATCTCGGAAAAGGATTTCATGCACAGGATGACCGACACCGAGCAGAATTTTATGGGCCTGGTGGCCTCCTGTATGGGCAGCAAAGGATGTCCAGCCCTGAAAATTAAAGGTCAAGCTGCTGCGGACATTATGTCCTCTCCTGCGGTGACTGTCTCTCCGGAGGAACCTGTGCATGCAATGTATGAAATAATGCAAGAAAAAAATATCAATCGGATACCAGTAGTTGAAAACGGCAGCTTGATCGGGATTGTCTCCAGGGACGATCTGCTCGACGCCTTGGCCTTTATACCTGGAAGAGACAAGAACTGACCGTAACCGCAATACAGCAACAACGGAGCAGCAAATGAGTTTTTGGGAAAAAATGCGCGGAACAACAACCAGTCCGCCCAGGGTGAGCATCCCGGAAGTCATCTGGTCCTGGATTGGCTCCTTTCTGGGTATAGCGGCGGTGGGGTTGGTGCACTTCAATATGCTCACCGATTCGGATATGGTCATGATCATCGGCTCCTTCGGGGCGTCGGCCGTGCTCATCTACGGGGCGATCAAAAGCCCACTAGCCCAGCCCAGGAACCTGATCGGGGGGCACGTCATTTCCGCAGTCATCGGCGTGGCCTGCTTTCAGCTCCTGGGCGGACAGATGTGGCTGGCCTCGGCTGTGGCTGTGGCCACGGCCATCGCTGTCATGCACCTGACCAAGACCCTGCACCCGCCCGGAGGGGCAAGCGCCCTGATTGCGGTTATCGGCAGCGACCAGATCCATGCCCTGGGCTATCTGTATGCCCTGGTTCCGGCCGGCAGCGGGGCGGTGATCATGCTCGTTGTGGCCCTACTGGTGAACAATATTCCCAAGAGCAGGTATTATCCGGAGTTCTGGGTATAAGGAAGCGGAATTACAACGGGTTGCATACTCTCCATCGCTCCAGTTGTTTTTAGAGCTCCCACGCTCTGCGTGGGAATAATAATGCAACAATGTGATCATGTATGAAAATTTGAGTCATCCCTTCCGTCATTCAGGCAGGCGAAGGCCGGAATCCAGAGCAGATAGGATAGAAAGTCTTTCCCTGGATTTCCCCGCGTCTCGCGTGATGAGTCTGATCCCGATGTACTCGAATGATTCGGGCCGGGCAATGACGGAAGGGCAATCCGTAAGTTTTATAAATCCACATTTTCATACTCAGGAGCTTCCTATGCCCATCCCCGGCAATCTTCTGACCACGGCCATGGCCGTCATGCCCCATACGGATGCTCAAAAGGCCCAGGAGCTGGCCCTGTCCCTGGACATCCCCTATTGGCCGCAGCTCCCTCTGCTGAGCTATTATGAAGACATGTACGTTCAGGCCTCGGAACATTTTCCCGGAATCGTCCTGGACGCGGATAACAGAAAGCTGGGATTTTCCATGGACAAGTTTACGGCTGAGCTGGACGAGGCCATGGCCCACTTCGAGGATCCGGAATACTTTGATGTCAGTCCGGACTACTCTGCGGTCTACCATCATTTTCTCGATCTGGACCTGAGCGGTTACCCGGCCATCCGGGGACAACTGGAAGGACCGATCAGCTTCGGCTTTAATATCGCGGATGAGAACGACCGGCCGATTCTATTCGACGATACTGTCCGTCCGTTCCTTCTGGAGTTCATGGTCAAGCGGATCAACGTTCAACTGGATAAACTGAAGGCCAAGAACGAGAACGCCTTCATGTTCGTGGATGAGCCGGGCCTGCAGTTCATCTTCAGCGCCCTGTCCGGATACAACGATGTAAAGGCTAGACAGGACATGGAATACTTTTTCTCCCTGATCAACCGACCCCGGG from Desulfovermiculus halophilus DSM 18834 includes the following:
- a CDS encoding CBS domain-containing protein, encoding MSPIDPRDKEASEYLSMGLDPNNLTDQDILEAMKRISGYLDITPGDFKEVYKVAYAQAHKRILSTPARDIMTSPVHYVHANQPVLEVAKMLARIQVAGVPVVETEGGAVVGVISEKDFMHRMTDTEQNFMGLVASCMGSKGCPALKIKGQAAADIMSSPAVTVSPEEPVHAMYEIMQEKNINRIPVVENGSLIGIVSRDDLLDALAFIPGRDKN
- a CDS encoding HPP family protein — its product is MSFWEKMRGTTTSPPRVSIPEVIWSWIGSFLGIAAVGLVHFNMLTDSDMVMIIGSFGASAVLIYGAIKSPLAQPRNLIGGHVISAVIGVACFQLLGGQMWLASAVAVATAIAVMHLTKTLHPPGGASALIAVIGSDQIHALGYLYALVPAGSGAVIMLVVALLVNNIPKSRYYPEFWV